The following proteins are encoded in a genomic region of Paenibacillus sp. FSL R7-0273:
- a CDS encoding virulence factor has protein sequence MKITFIEPTPSPNTMKLHLDESLEPGIRRTYTPESQRTAPAWARDMLGIPGVISIYHAADFAALERKGSADWAAILREVQSRFGADGLNADFDPADENAGAHFGESQVFVQMFRGIPIQIRVKTGANEERIALSSRFTQAVTDVASAVLIKERKLTDYGVRYGEPPDIAREVEQELEAAYPQERLDSLVQQAIAHGAAGEFVEQRQKKGQDELLRDLQDTDWRVRYAALEDLAPSAELLPELRKALHDPKLQLRRLAVVYLGDIRTPEAMELLYEAMADSAPAVRRTAGDTLSDIGDPAATPVMTASLKDASKLVRWRAARFLYEVGTSEAHDALAAAAEDPEFEVGLQARMALERIASGEEAAGTVWQQMSERRRT, from the coding sequence ATGAAGATCACATTTATTGAACCGACTCCAAGTCCAAATACGATGAAGCTTCATCTGGACGAAAGCCTGGAGCCCGGCATACGCCGGACATACACTCCGGAAAGCCAGCGGACCGCTCCTGCCTGGGCACGCGATATGCTGGGCATTCCGGGCGTTATCAGCATATATCACGCTGCCGACTTTGCCGCCTTGGAGCGTAAGGGTAGCGCCGACTGGGCGGCGATTCTGCGGGAGGTGCAGAGCCGTTTCGGCGCAGACGGATTAAATGCGGACTTTGACCCCGCCGATGAAAACGCGGGAGCCCATTTCGGGGAGTCGCAGGTATTTGTGCAGATGTTCCGCGGCATCCCGATCCAGATCCGCGTGAAGACCGGCGCGAATGAGGAGCGCATCGCCCTCTCCAGCCGCTTCACGCAGGCTGTGACCGATGTGGCCAGCGCTGTGCTGATCAAGGAGCGCAAGCTTACCGATTACGGCGTGCGCTACGGCGAGCCGCCGGACATTGCCCGCGAGGTCGAGCAGGAGCTGGAGGCGGCGTATCCGCAGGAACGCCTCGACTCCCTCGTGCAGCAGGCCATCGCGCACGGGGCTGCCGGCGAGTTCGTCGAGCAGCGGCAGAAGAAGGGGCAGGACGAGCTGCTGCGAGACCTGCAGGACACCGACTGGCGCGTGCGCTACGCCGCGCTGGAGGACCTGGCGCCGAGTGCGGAGCTCCTGCCGGAGCTGCGCAAGGCGCTGCACGATCCCAAGCTGCAGCTGCGCAGGCTTGCGGTCGTGTACCTGGGCGACATCCGCACGCCGGAGGCGATGGAGCTGCTCTATGAGGCGATGGCTGACAGTGCCCCGGCTGTGCGGCGCACGGCCGGGGACACGCTGTCCGACATCGGCGACCCGGCTGCGACGCCGGTGATGACGGCGTCGCTCAAGGACGCCAGCAAGCTCGTCCGCTGGCGGGCGGCGCGCTTCCTCTATGAGGTCGGCACCTCCGAAGCTCATGATGCACTGGCGGCTGCGGCCGAAGACCCGGAATTCGAGGTGGGCCTGCAGGCACGCATGGCGCTGGAGCGGATCGCTTCCGGCGAAGAAGCAGCCGGGACTGTCTGGCAGCAAATGTCGGAGCGCCGCCGTACCTGA
- a CDS encoding thioesterase II family protein, producing the protein MKLFCLPYAGGSASVYSQWSSKLSGIAEVIPVELAGRGRRMPEPPYLSLEEAVEDITSIIMQQLSGDPYAVFGHSLGAILAYETIYQLKSRGVKEPDAAFFSGRSAPHVRAKDDRIVHLLADEEFISHLMELGGTPPQFFENTELMNLFLPIIRSDFRLSETYIFKEKSSKLGCDVNIFYGNQDDTLSGAIGEWDQVTEKDCKYAEFDGDHFFIHSQSQSVIKALIKGLHLR; encoded by the coding sequence ATGAAATTATTCTGTTTACCTTATGCCGGTGGTTCAGCCTCTGTTTACAGCCAATGGTCAAGCAAATTAAGCGGAATCGCTGAAGTTATACCTGTGGAGCTAGCTGGTAGAGGCAGGAGAATGCCCGAACCGCCTTATCTGTCTTTGGAAGAAGCAGTTGAAGATATTACGTCGATTATTATGCAGCAATTAAGCGGAGATCCATATGCGGTTTTCGGGCATAGCCTGGGAGCCATTCTTGCATATGAAACGATTTATCAATTGAAAAGCAGGGGGGTTAAGGAGCCTGACGCCGCATTTTTCTCTGGCAGATCTGCTCCGCATGTACGAGCCAAGGATGACAGAATCGTTCACCTGCTTGCGGATGAAGAGTTTATATCGCACTTAATGGAATTAGGAGGAACTCCGCCGCAGTTTTTTGAAAATACTGAATTAATGAATCTTTTTTTGCCTATTATCAGATCAGATTTCCGGTTATCAGAGACTTATATTTTCAAAGAGAAAAGCAGTAAGCTCGGGTGTGATGTCAATATATTCTACGGTAATCAGGATGATACCTTGTCAGGAGCTATCGGAGAGTGGGATCAAGTAACTGAGAAGGATTGCAAGTATGCTGAATTTGATGGAGATCATTTTTTTATCCATAGTCAATCGCAATCTGTTATAAAGGCTCTTATTAAAGGTCTCCATCTCCGCTAG
- a CDS encoding SRPBCC family protein — protein sequence MTNTPGKKRTDAASRVIKASPHHIYKALIDPEAQVVWLPPKGMKCHIFEFDVREGGAYRMSLTYLQPDSATQGKSSEDTDIVQGRFLECIPDERLVQLAEFQSDDPAYAGEMIMTWSLAAAPEGTLVTIVCENVPEGIRKEDHDEGLRSSLENLAEYVE from the coding sequence GTGACAAATACACCCGGCAAAAAGAGAACCGACGCTGCCTCGCGAGTCATCAAGGCCTCACCGCATCATATTTACAAGGCACTCATAGACCCGGAAGCCCAGGTTGTGTGGCTGCCGCCCAAGGGGATGAAGTGCCATATCTTTGAGTTCGATGTCAGGGAAGGCGGCGCTTACCGGATGTCCTTAACCTATCTTCAGCCGGATTCTGCGACACAAGGCAAAAGCTCGGAGGATACCGATATTGTCCAGGGCAGGTTCCTGGAATGTATTCCGGACGAGCGTCTGGTACAGCTGGCCGAGTTCCAATCTGACGATCCGGCCTATGCCGGAGAAATGATCATGACCTGGAGCTTAGCCGCCGCGCCGGAAGGCACTTTAGTCACCATCGTTTGCGAGAACGTGCCGGAAGGAATACGCAAGGAAGACCACGACGAGGGGTTGCGGTCCAGTCTGGAGAATCTTGCTGAATATGTTGAGTAA
- a CDS encoding glycoside hydrolase family 95 protein has product MRNVSQRQIWKLQYKQPAAVWEEALPLGNGHMGAMVFGGTAEERFQLNEDTLWSGFPRDTNNYEALRYLKKARELVTEGSYTEAEKLINSRMLGVNCQAYMPLGDLLLSQPGAEGCTDYSRELDLDSGTASVSFRTEAGLFTREAWISAPDGVMVVRALSEASGGLNLVLALSSPLRHTVKQAGETGLVLEGRCPAHIADNYHQDHPYAIQYEDGLGIAFELHLQVIATGGSIEAADGRLIITGADQVQLVLAAATDYEQVKSRAAHLKAEAAEVKSGRTGIEQLSPAESCGRRLAAAAEVPYEVLKQRHTADHQALFRRMELDLGWSEAAELPTDERLAAYKSGGEDPALEALLFQYGRYLLIGSSRPGSQAANLQGIWNEHVTPPWNSNYTTNINTQMNYWLAEAGNLSELHGPLIDLIGELSKTGARTAAVHYGARGWTAHHNVDLWRSSVPSGGDASWAFWPMGGVWLSRHLWEHYAYNPEPAFLQETAYPLMKGAALFALDWLVEGPDGLLVTNPSTSPENRFVTAEGEPCSVSMGSAMDMSLIRELFGHCVEAARILDTDEDFRQQLEQTLPQLAPLVITADGRLQEWFEDFTEAEPGHRHVSHLYGLYPGELINEQDTPELVEASRRTLEKRIASGGGHTGWSCAWLINLYARLRDGEAAHGFVRTLLSRSAYPNLFDAHPPFQIDGNFGAAAGIAEMLLQSHLGELRLLPALPEAWKSGRVKGIRARGGFELELEWRDRVLVSARITASRDGECRLVYDRGLKITRPDGSLADAAEPLQVKAGEVYLVTTDKG; this is encoded by the coding sequence ATGAGGAACGTGAGCCAGAGGCAAATATGGAAATTACAGTACAAGCAGCCGGCGGCTGTCTGGGAAGAGGCGCTGCCGCTCGGCAACGGGCATATGGGCGCGATGGTATTCGGCGGCACAGCCGAGGAGCGGTTCCAGTTAAATGAAGACACCTTATGGTCAGGATTCCCCCGGGATACGAACAACTATGAGGCACTACGCTATCTGAAAAAGGCGCGTGAGCTGGTCACGGAGGGAAGCTATACCGAGGCTGAGAAGCTGATTAACAGCCGGATGCTTGGCGTAAACTGCCAGGCTTATATGCCGCTTGGTGATCTGCTGCTGAGCCAGCCGGGTGCAGAGGGCTGCACGGATTACAGCCGGGAGCTCGATCTGGACAGCGGGACCGCTTCTGTATCCTTCCGGACGGAAGCAGGCCTGTTCACCCGTGAAGCATGGATCAGTGCGCCGGATGGAGTGATGGTGGTCCGGGCTTTGAGCGAGGCAAGCGGAGGACTGAACCTTGTGCTGGCGCTTTCGAGTCCTCTGCGGCATACGGTGAAGCAGGCGGGAGAGACCGGGCTTGTGCTGGAAGGGCGCTGTCCGGCCCATATTGCTGATAACTATCACCAGGATCATCCGTATGCGATCCAATACGAGGACGGGCTGGGAATCGCCTTCGAGCTGCATTTGCAGGTTATTGCCACGGGGGGCAGCATCGAAGCGGCAGACGGGCGGCTGATTATCACCGGCGCGGATCAGGTGCAGCTGGTGCTTGCTGCGGCAACGGATTATGAGCAGGTGAAGAGCAGGGCTGCGCATTTGAAGGCTGAGGCGGCAGAGGTGAAGAGCGGCAGAACGGGCATAGAGCAGCTTAGCCCGGCTGAGAGCTGCGGACGGAGGCTGGCGGCGGCTGCCGAAGTACCGTATGAGGTGCTCAAGCAGCGGCACACAGCAGACCATCAGGCGCTGTTCCGCCGGATGGAGCTGGACCTCGGCTGGAGCGAGGCTGCTGAGCTGCCGACGGATGAGCGGCTGGCCGCCTACAAGAGCGGCGGGGAGGATCCGGCGCTGGAAGCGCTGCTCTTCCAGTACGGACGTTATCTGCTGATCGGCAGCTCGCGTCCCGGCTCGCAGGCCGCCAATCTGCAGGGGATCTGGAATGAGCATGTTACACCGCCGTGGAACAGCAACTATACGACGAACATCAATACGCAGATGAATTACTGGCTGGCTGAGGCCGGCAATCTGAGTGAGCTTCACGGGCCGCTGATTGATCTGATCGGCGAGCTGAGCAAGACCGGAGCCAGAACGGCCGCGGTCCATTACGGGGCACGCGGCTGGACCGCCCACCACAACGTGGATTTGTGGCGAAGCTCGGTGCCGTCCGGCGGCGATGCCAGCTGGGCGTTCTGGCCGATGGGCGGCGTGTGGCTGAGCCGCCATCTGTGGGAGCATTACGCGTATAACCCCGAGCCTGCCTTTCTGCAGGAGACGGCCTATCCGCTAATGAAGGGGGCAGCGCTGTTCGCGCTGGACTGGCTGGTCGAAGGGCCGGACGGCCTGCTCGTCACCAATCCGTCGACCTCGCCGGAGAACCGCTTTGTTACCGCTGAAGGAGAGCCCTGCAGCGTCTCTATGGGGTCGGCAATGGACATGAGCCTGATCCGGGAGCTGTTTGGACACTGCGTGGAGGCTGCGCGGATTCTGGACACGGATGAGGACTTCCGGCAGCAGCTGGAGCAGACGCTGCCGCAGCTGGCTCCGCTTGTTATCACTGCGGACGGCCGCTTACAGGAGTGGTTCGAAGATTTCACTGAAGCAGAGCCGGGGCACCGCCATGTCTCTCATCTGTACGGGCTGTACCCGGGGGAGCTGATCAATGAGCAGGATACCCCGGAGCTGGTTGAAGCCTCCCGGCGGACGCTTGAGAAGCGAATAGCATCAGGAGGCGGGCATACCGGCTGGAGCTGTGCCTGGCTGATCAACCTGTACGCAAGGCTGCGGGACGGGGAGGCGGCTCACGGCTTTGTGCGCACACTGCTGTCGCGCTCGGCTTATCCCAATCTGTTCGACGCCCATCCTCCGTTCCAGATTGACGGGAACTTCGGTGCGGCTGCAGGGATTGCCGAAATGCTGCTGCAGAGCCATCTGGGCGAGCTCCGCCTGCTCCCGGCCCTGCCGGAGGCATGGAAGAGCGGCAGGGTTAAGGGAATCAGGGCACGCGGCGGCTTCGAGCTTGAGCTGGAATGGCGGGACCGCGTGCTGGTATCGGCACGCATTACCGCATCCAGAGACGGGGAATGCCGTCTTGTATACGATCGCGGGCTGAAGATCACACGGCCGGACGGCAGCTTGGCCGATGCTGCTGAGCCTCTTCAGGTTAAAGCCGGTGAAGTTTACCTTGTAACTACGGATAAAGGTTAA
- a CDS encoding carbohydrate ABC transporter permease: MASKAFQMTKSERAFDIFLYVFLTLVMIVTLYPFLNVLAISFNESTDTVRGGIYIWPRAFTLENYERIFSYTGLIQGFKISLLRTLLGTLFGLISASMLAFTLSRPEFRARKFISTFLALTMYFTGGMVPMYILMKDLNLIGTFWIYVLPGMVSAFNVFIIRSFMDGLPFALQESAKLDGANDFMIFYKIILPLCKPVLATIALFLAVGQWNEWFTTYLYNGNKPELTTLQYELMKVLATTNQGSGMVNANDMARQMAQISPESIKMAITIVVTVPILVVYPFLQKYFVGGMTLGAVKA; the protein is encoded by the coding sequence ATGGCTAGCAAGGCTTTTCAAATGACAAAGTCTGAACGTGCATTCGATATATTCCTGTATGTTTTTCTTACCCTTGTAATGATCGTAACGTTATATCCCTTCCTCAACGTGCTGGCGATTTCTTTCAACGAATCTACAGATACCGTCCGCGGCGGCATTTACATCTGGCCGAGAGCCTTCACGCTTGAAAACTACGAACGGATCTTCAGCTATACCGGCCTGATTCAAGGCTTCAAGATTTCGCTTTTACGTACCCTGTTAGGTACATTGTTCGGTTTGATCAGTGCTTCCATGCTGGCCTTTACGCTCAGCCGTCCGGAATTCAGAGCCAGAAAATTTATCTCCACATTCCTGGCCCTGACGATGTATTTCACCGGCGGTATGGTGCCGATGTATATTCTGATGAAGGACTTGAACCTGATCGGAACGTTCTGGATTTATGTCCTGCCGGGAATGGTCTCCGCCTTCAATGTCTTCATTATCCGCTCCTTTATGGACGGTCTGCCATTTGCCCTGCAGGAATCAGCAAAGCTGGACGGTGCGAATGACTTTATGATTTTTTACAAGATCATCCTGCCGCTCTGTAAGCCGGTACTTGCCACCATTGCCCTGTTCCTCGCTGTAGGACAATGGAATGAATGGTTCACGACCTATCTGTACAACGGTAACAAGCCCGAGCTTACAACACTGCAGTATGAGCTGATGAAGGTGCTTGCAACAACTAACCAGGGCAGCGGCATGGTAAATGCCAATGATATGGCCCGGCAGATGGCGCAAATCTCACCTGAGTCGATCAAGATGGCAATCACAATTGTCGTAACTGTACCGATCCTCGTTGTTTATCCGTTCCTGCAAAAGTATTTTGTCGGCGGTATGACACTTGGAGCTGTTAAAGCCTAA
- a CDS encoding transglutaminase domain-containing protein, with product MRKKHMSLMKALLGGMLLSAALPPAAYYGWGQVHAAAASASLQSVSEMTQKLTGAMSNRRETITFKYAGKTNKLKAQVQSAIDQAMASDIYLYYIVDSYAFSYTQNGQSANVTVQVKYRETQQQTAYVNKQVKAILQKIITPGMNNHQKIKAIHDWVVLNLKYDNSYTKYTAYEGLTTGSAVCQGYSLLTYKLLLGAGIPNKIVEGTAKPAGGARQSHAWNLVQLNGLWYHLDTTWDDPVPAIGGEVSTAYYMRTDSQMRRDHSWTKSYPAASVTYAQTLSELVSRGGTAVSVYEQLQEQLDYRLYEEKEVVSSAAELKELAGAAMASGKQSLLFRYRGSEKLLKSDLQTLYALGLSQLAYTSSAFENTGDLKVYVTWK from the coding sequence ATGCGAAAGAAACATATGTCGCTGATGAAGGCGCTACTCGGGGGGATGCTGCTGTCTGCAGCTTTACCGCCGGCGGCTTATTACGGCTGGGGACAGGTACACGCGGCTGCTGCATCCGCCTCGCTTCAATCGGTAAGCGAAATGACGCAGAAGCTGACAGGGGCAATGAGTAACCGCCGGGAGACGATCACCTTTAAATATGCAGGGAAGACCAACAAGCTGAAGGCACAGGTGCAGAGTGCAATTGACCAAGCCATGGCCAGTGATATTTATCTGTATTACATCGTTGACAGCTACGCCTTTTCATATACCCAGAACGGCCAGTCTGCCAATGTGACAGTGCAGGTGAAATACCGCGAGACGCAGCAGCAAACCGCATATGTGAATAAACAGGTAAAGGCGATTTTGCAGAAAATCATTACGCCGGGCATGAACAACCACCAGAAAATCAAGGCTATTCATGACTGGGTGGTGCTGAACCTGAAATACGATAATTCGTACACCAAATATACTGCCTACGAAGGGCTGACAACCGGCAGCGCCGTATGCCAGGGCTATTCTCTGCTTACCTATAAGCTCCTTCTCGGCGCAGGGATTCCGAATAAAATCGTCGAAGGCACTGCCAAGCCGGCGGGCGGGGCAAGACAATCGCATGCCTGGAATCTGGTTCAGCTGAACGGGCTCTGGTACCACCTGGATACTACTTGGGATGATCCGGTGCCGGCCATCGGGGGCGAGGTCAGCACAGCATACTACATGAGAACGGACTCGCAGATGCGCCGTGACCACAGCTGGACCAAATCCTACCCTGCCGCATCAGTTACCTATGCCCAGACACTGTCCGAGCTGGTCAGCCGCGGCGGGACGGCAGTGTCCGTGTATGAGCAGCTGCAGGAGCAGCTGGATTACAGGCTGTATGAGGAAAAAGAGGTCGTCAGCTCCGCTGCAGAGCTGAAGGAGCTTGCGGGCGCGGCTATGGCTTCCGGCAAGCAGTCACTGCTGTTCCGCTACCGGGGGAGCGAGAAGCTGCTTAAGAGTGATCTGCAGACGCTGTATGCGCTGGGGCTGAGTCAGCTTGCCTACACCAGCTCCGCCTTTGAGAATACCGGTGATCTGAAGGTCTATGTGACCTGGAAATAA
- a CDS encoding amino acid permease, with translation MQATQDNQQPALRKTFKARHLTMIALGGSIGTGLFLASGGAIASSGPGGALLAYAAVGLMVYFLMTSLGELATYLPDSGSFSTYGTRFVSPAFGFAIGWNFWYNWAVTIAAELAAATVIIKYWFPESSSALWSLLFLLLMFGLNFLSSRGYGESEYWFAIIKIITVIVFLVVGVLMIFGIMGGEKIGFSNFQLGGSSFHGGFFAFVGVFMAAGFSFQGTELVGVAAGESENPRRNVPIAIRQVFWRIMIFYIFAIFVIGMVIPYTNPDLLRGGIDDIGVSPFTIIFNKAGLAIAASVMNAVILSSVLSAGNSGMYASTRVLYAMAKDGMAPRALGKLNSRGVPVGALLVTTAVGMLAFLASFFGDGAVYNWLLNASGMCGFINWLGIAVCHYRFRRAFVKQGHSLDELPYRARWFPFGPLFAFALCMIAVLGQNMGAFTGSSIDWYGVLVSYVSVPLFLLIWAGYSWFRPSRLIPLKDCDLSTPAD, from the coding sequence ATGCAAGCAACACAAGACAACCAGCAGCCGGCACTGCGCAAAACCTTCAAAGCCAGGCACCTGACGATGATCGCCCTGGGCGGATCGATTGGAACAGGGCTATTCCTGGCCAGCGGCGGCGCCATTGCCTCCTCCGGTCCGGGCGGGGCTCTTCTCGCCTATGCCGCAGTCGGACTCATGGTGTACTTCCTGATGACCAGCCTCGGCGAGCTGGCCACCTACCTGCCTGATTCCGGTTCCTTCAGCACCTACGGCACCCGGTTTGTCAGCCCGGCCTTCGGCTTCGCCATCGGCTGGAATTTCTGGTACAACTGGGCGGTAACCATAGCAGCCGAGCTGGCCGCCGCAACGGTCATTATTAAGTACTGGTTCCCTGAGAGCTCCTCCGCTCTTTGGAGCCTGCTGTTCCTGCTGCTGATGTTCGGCCTGAACTTCCTCTCCTCGCGCGGGTACGGGGAATCCGAATACTGGTTCGCGATTATCAAAATCATCACCGTTATTGTCTTCCTGGTTGTCGGCGTGCTGATGATCTTCGGCATTATGGGCGGCGAGAAGATCGGCTTCAGCAACTTCCAGCTTGGCGGAAGCTCGTTCCACGGCGGCTTCTTTGCCTTCGTGGGCGTCTTTATGGCCGCCGGCTTCTCCTTCCAGGGAACCGAGCTGGTCGGCGTTGCTGCCGGTGAGAGCGAGAATCCGCGCCGGAACGTGCCGATTGCCATCCGCCAGGTATTCTGGCGGATTATGATCTTTTATATCTTCGCGATTTTCGTTATCGGCATGGTGATCCCCTATACGAATCCAGACCTGCTGCGCGGGGGCATTGATGACATCGGCGTCAGCCCGTTCACCATTATCTTCAACAAAGCCGGACTGGCGATCGCCGCTTCTGTGATGAATGCCGTTATCCTGAGCTCCGTGCTATCGGCCGGTAACTCCGGCATGTATGCCTCCACCCGCGTCCTGTACGCGATGGCCAAGGACGGCATGGCGCCGCGCGCGCTGGGCAAGCTGAACAGCCGCGGCGTGCCTGTCGGTGCTCTGCTGGTAACGACAGCGGTCGGCATGCTGGCCTTCCTCGCCTCCTTCTTCGGCGACGGGGCCGTCTATAACTGGCTGCTTAACGCCTCCGGGATGTGCGGCTTCATTAACTGGCTGGGCATTGCCGTCTGCCATTACCGGTTCCGCCGCGCTTTTGTGAAGCAGGGCCACTCACTGGATGAGCTGCCGTACCGGGCCAGATGGTTCCCGTTCGGGCCGCTCTTTGCCTTCGCACTCTGTATGATCGCAGTGCTCGGCCAGAACATGGGCGCCTTCACCGGCAGTAGCATCGACTGGTACGGCGTGCTGGTCTCCTACGTCAGCGTGCCGCTATTCCTGCTGATCTGGGCCGGTTACAGCTGGTTCAGACCAAGCCGTCTCATTCCGCTCAAGGATTGTGATCTCAGCACTCCAGCAGATTAA
- a CDS encoding ABC transporter substrate-binding protein, with protein sequence MKSKGIKTAFTLMLMSSMLIAGCGGNNAANNTANNTPENTGNNTATNQPADDAMDTSPFTISFFGGDASPNWNNMQDDVGKVITEKTGVTIDAEFDVGSGGGDQKIPMMAASGEVPDLIFAKGNLSLLVDAGLIIDLTDLIDKHAPNLKKVYGENMNRLKYSLDDQSIYQIPTNMGVGQSSFDATGGFEIQHRVLKELGYPEVKTLADYEKVLKDYVALHPETDGQPTIPLTLNADDWKIMITVTNPAFITTGAPDDGEYYVDPETYEAKLHYKRPEEKEYFRWLNGMYNQGLLDKDTFVQKDDQYKAKVASGRVLGLISQEWEYADGENALKAAGKDEYTYAHFPVTMSEEYKDHSFMQTGIDGYGLAITTAAKDPERIIKWLDWMSSDEGQILRSWGVEGKHYTVNADGKREVPAEISNRKANDSANFAKETGVGQYLIFGARYGDGVKDPTDNYYTATFPDEIVAAYSDAEKESLAAYGATTWKDLFPKEDEFPIKETGALYNLPVPTDGQYQVIFKKTTDIIRKRIPEAILSKPGDFDKVYDAFLAELDKAGAQDMEKEFTELVKKRVSLWTGKEF encoded by the coding sequence ATGAAAAGCAAAGGCATTAAAACTGCTTTTACACTCATGCTTATGAGCTCTATGCTGATCGCAGGCTGTGGCGGCAACAACGCTGCCAACAATACTGCAAACAATACGCCAGAGAATACCGGTAACAACACAGCAACGAACCAGCCGGCAGATGATGCAATGGATACTAGCCCTTTTACAATTTCATTCTTCGGTGGGGATGCAAGTCCGAACTGGAACAATATGCAGGATGATGTAGGTAAAGTCATTACTGAAAAGACCGGTGTAACTATTGATGCTGAATTTGATGTCGGCAGCGGCGGCGGTGACCAGAAGATTCCTATGATGGCTGCCAGCGGCGAGGTACCCGATCTGATCTTTGCAAAAGGTAACCTGAGCCTCCTGGTGGATGCCGGACTGATTATCGATTTGACTGATCTGATTGACAAGCATGCTCCGAACCTCAAAAAAGTGTACGGCGAAAACATGAACCGTCTGAAATACAGCCTGGATGATCAGAGTATCTATCAGATCCCTACTAACATGGGTGTCGGCCAGTCCTCCTTTGACGCAACCGGCGGCTTCGAAATCCAGCACCGTGTACTGAAAGAGCTTGGCTATCCTGAAGTAAAAACGTTGGCCGATTATGAAAAGGTACTGAAGGATTACGTAGCTCTGCATCCGGAAACGGACGGCCAGCCTACAATTCCGCTTACGCTGAATGCCGATGACTGGAAGATCATGATTACTGTTACGAATCCAGCCTTCATTACAACGGGTGCACCGGATGATGGTGAATACTATGTTGATCCGGAAACCTACGAAGCGAAGCTTCACTACAAGCGCCCTGAAGAAAAAGAATATTTCCGCTGGCTGAACGGCATGTATAACCAAGGCTTGCTGGATAAAGATACTTTCGTCCAGAAAGATGACCAATACAAAGCCAAAGTGGCAAGCGGACGTGTACTCGGTCTGATCTCCCAGGAATGGGAATATGCTGACGGCGAAAATGCCCTCAAGGCAGCAGGTAAAGATGAGTATACCTATGCCCACTTCCCTGTAACCATGAGCGAAGAGTATAAAGACCACTCCTTCATGCAGACTGGTATCGACGGCTACGGCCTGGCAATCACAACTGCTGCTAAGGACCCTGAGCGCATCATCAAATGGCTGGACTGGATGTCCTCCGATGAAGGCCAGATCCTGAGAAGCTGGGGTGTAGAAGGCAAGCATTACACTGTAAATGCAGACGGCAAACGTGAAGTTCCGGCTGAAATTTCCAACAGAAAAGCCAATGATTCCGCAAACTTCGCTAAAGAAACGGGTGTCGGCCAGTATCTGATCTTCGGTGCACGTTACGGAGACGGAGTAAAAGATCCGACCGACAACTACTATACTGCAACCTTCCCTGATGAAATTGTAGCTGCTTACTCCGATGCTGAGAAAGAATCACTCGCGGCTTATGGCGCTACAACCTGGAAGGACCTGTTCCCTAAAGAAGATGAGTTCCCAATCAAGGAAACCGGCGCCCTGTACAACCTGCCTGTTCCAACTGACGGTCAATATCAGGTAATCTTCAAGAAGACTACAGATATCATCCGCAAGCGTATTCCGGAAGCAATCCTGTCCAAACCGGGTGACTTCGACAAGGTATACGATGCATTCCTGGCCGAGCTGGACAAAGCCGGCGCTCAGGATATGGAAAAAGAATTCACTGAGCTCGTGAAGAAGAGAGTATCCCTGTGGACTGGTAAAGAATTTTAA